In Lotus japonicus ecotype B-129 chromosome 5, LjGifu_v1.2, one genomic interval encodes:
- the LOC130721310 gene encoding metacaspase-4-like, whose amino-acid sequence MPSRKALMPSRKALVIGLNYPAKNSLYKTCWDDTVLVENFLKDKYNFPPENISIMKDDGDEPSSWPTAQKIIDALTNLCDQCRPGDTAFLYFAGLTRKDDDGKQGLVGSDNEIVSGDYMKTIANGFARKCRLTIGLDAYRADKIFEDFFMETFDRAKDPRGVVLFTSCQEDAYSDSIDIKLSRLIHKSGGGKVTNKELIEKVKKLVQELPEHMGHEQHVEMHCTSGLEDLQFLA is encoded by the exons ATGCCTTCGCGAAAGGCTCTTATGCCTTCTCGAAAGGCTCTTGTTATTGGGTTGAACTACCCGGCGAAGAATTCACTGTATAAGACTTGTTGGGATGACACTGTTTTAGTGGAGAACTTCCTCAAAGACAAATATAATTTTCCACCTGAGAATATTAGTATTATGAAGGATGATGGTGACGAGCCCTCGAGCTGGCCAACCGCCCAAAAAATTATAGACGCATTAACGAATCTGTGTGATCAATGCCGACCGGGTGATACTGCGTTCCTATATTTTGCGGGTCTAACTCGTAAAGATGATGATGGAAAGCAAGGCTTAGTTGGAAGTGACAATGAGATAGTttcag GCGATTACATGAAGACGATAGCAAACGGGTTCGCTCGAAAATGTAGACTGACAATTGGTTTGGATGCTTATCGTGCTGATAAAATATTTGAGGATTTCTTTATGGAGACCTTTGATCGCGCCAAAGATCCGCGTGGTGTTGTTCTTTTCACATCATGCCAAGAGGATGCCTATTCTGACTCGATTGACATTAAATTGTCGAGATTGATTCACAAGTCTGGTGGTGGTAAGGTTACCAATAAAGAGCTTAttgaaaaagtgaaaaaattgGTACAGGAGCTGCCGGAGCACATGGGGCACGAGCAACATGTTGAGATGCACTGCACTTCCGGTCTAGAGGATCTTCAATTTTTGGCTTAA